A window from Myxosarcina sp. GI1 encodes these proteins:
- a CDS encoding helix-turn-helix transcriptional regulator, with product MKNIKSKTRMIRWRLRVLMAERNINNKTLAQLTGLHPTTISRLKNTDELKQITGEALDALCNVLVCTPNDLIEFTPDGDSRSESKTTNSKTIELNRRTTVSSRNQELNDNIMSAA from the coding sequence ATGAAGAATATTAAGAGCAAAACAAGAATGATTCGTTGGCGACTTCGAGTATTAATGGCTGAAAGAAATATTAATAACAAAACTTTGGCACAATTGACTGGACTTCATCCCACTACCATTTCTCGGCTGAAAAATACTGATGAGCTAAAGCAAATTACTGGTGAAGCTTTAGATGCTCTTTGTAACGTTCTTGTTTGTACCCCTAACGATCTAATTGAATTCACTCCTGACGGTGATTCTCGTTCAGAATCGAAGACGACAAATTCTAAAACTATCGAGCTTAATCGAAGAACTACTGTTTCGTCTCGAAACCAAGAGCTTAATGACAATATTATGTCTGCTGCCTAA